CTGGACGCCGACTCGATCAGCTGGTTGCGGGACTTCCTCAAGGCCCACGACGGTGGGCTCGTGGTCATCAGCCACGACGTGGATCTCATCGACGCCGTGGTCAACAAGGTCTGGTACCTGGACGGAGTTCGGGGCGAGGCCGATGTGTACAACATGAACTGGCGGCGCTACCAGGAAGCCCGCGCCGACGACGAGAAGCGGAGGCGCCGGGAACGGGCCAACGCGGAGAAGAAGGCTGCCACCCTCAAGGCTCAGGCGGACAAGCTGGGGGCCAAGGCGACCAAGGCCGTCGCGGCCAAGAACATGGCCAGGCGCGCCGACGACATGCTGGCCAACCTCGACGAGGAGCAGGCCTCGGAGAAAACGGCCAAGATCCGCTTCCCCTCCCCGGCATCCTGCGGCAGCACTCCGCTGACGGCGCAGGGCTTGTCCAAGTCGTACGGCTCGCTGGAGATCTTCAGCGGGGTCGACCTCGCCGTGGACCGCGGTTCGAAGGTGGTGGTGCTCGGGTTCAACGGCGCGGGCAAGACCACCCTGCTGCGGCTGCTGGCCGGGGTGGAGTCCGGTGACGCGGGTGAGGTCCAGCCCGGGTACGGGCTGCGCATCGGCTACTACGCGCAGGAGCACGAGACCCTGGACACCGACACCACCGTTTGGGAGAACATCAGGAGGGTGGCCCCGAACACGCCCGAGCAGGACCTGCGCACGCTGCTCGGCGCCTTCCTGTTCAACGGTGAGCAGCTCCAGCAGCCCGCGGGCACGCTCTCCGGCGGGGAGAAGACGCGGCTCGCGCTGGCCGGGCTGGTCTCCAGCTCGGCGAACGTGCTGTTGCTGGACGAGCCGACCAACAACCTCGACCCGGCCAGTCGGGAGCAGGTGCTGGACGCGCTGCGCAGCTTCACGGGTGCGGTCGTGCTCGTGACCCACGACCCCGGTGCCGTCGAGGCGCTGGAACCGGAGCGGGTGATCCTGCTTCCGGACGGTAGCGAGGATCACTGGTCCGAGGAGTACATGGACCTGGTCCAACTGGCCTGATCGAACTCACTGGTCGGCTCTCGTAGGTGGTTGCGTGGCGGAACCTCAGTCGGCGCCCGGCTCCGGGTGCCCGACATCGAGTAGCCACCTACGCTACGTTGGGCCGTCCTCGCCGGACACTCGACTGAGAACCCGCGGTCGGTCGGGCTGCGCAGGCTCACAGCGCTTGTGCTGGAGCGGTGGGCTTCTCGCCGGTGCTGGTCGCGTAGGCTCGTAAGCGCTCGCGTTGGCGGAGAGCTCTTGGTCGGAAGCTGCTGTCCGCGGGTTTCGGGTGGCTCGGGGGCTCATGGCGGTGCCGGTGGGCGAGTCTCGTGAAAGCGGCTGCCGCCTTCCGGCGAGCGCCCCGAACGCACAGCACCCGCTCGGGGCCGCACCGGCGGTGCGAAGGCCTGCGGCGCGGTCCGCGGGCCTGGCTGAGCGCTCCTTTTCCCTCGTCAATCCCTGACGGAACGGCCCGGGGCATATCCGAAGCGAATTGTTGATCTTGGTTTTCGGGCCTCCATACCGCATTTTCAAGATCAATAGGAATATATTCGGCTTCACTGGGGGATCTGTTGCCGAGGTCGTCTGGCGTTTCCGGCTTTCCTGTTCGATCATTGGCTTGACAGGGGTCGTAAACGGCCCTACCTGTACGGGGAAGGCGGGGACACTGTGGTTGATCTGAAGAAGGGTGCGCGAATCACGGGAAGCGCACGAGACAAGCTGGCCAGTGATCTCAAGAAAAAGTACGAGAAGGGGGCGAGCATTCGTTCGCTCGCGGAGGCGACGGGCCGTTCCTACGGCTTCGTCCACCGCGTGCTGGTCGAGTCGGGAGTGCAATTGCGCGGGCGCGGAGGAGCGACCCGATCCAAGAAGAAATAGCATTCGCAGCTGTGCGGCGTGCCCGGCACGCTGTTGGCGCCGGGCACGCCGTGCCCGAACAGCCGGTGAAGATCACGGACTTCGATCGCGACGACATGATCGGTCCTCTAGGCTGGTGGCCATCGTCGACCGCTGTGATGTATCGCGACGGAGGACCGTTTGACCGAATCGGCAATTGATCCCGGTGTGCTCGATCGAGGACACGTTCGACTGACGATCAGCGGAGCCCGAGCCACGGTCGTTCTCGACCGGCCGGACCAGCTCAACGCGCAGACGCCGGACACGTGGAGGGCGTTGCGCGAAATCGGCCAGAACCTCGCCGAAGAGGTGCGCGTCGTCGACGTCAAAGCGGCGGGCAGGGCGTTTTCCGCCGGTCTGGACCGCCGGTTGTTCGAGTCCGCCGAGGTGGACGGTTCTCCCGGGCTGATCTCGCTGGCCTCCCGGCCGGTGGAGCAGGCCGATGCCGACATAGCCGCGTTTCAGCAGGGGTTCAGCTGGCTGCGTGATCCGGAGCGGGTGACCATCGCCGCCGTTCAGGGACATGCCATC
The sequence above is a segment of the Actinopolyspora saharensis genome. Coding sequences within it:
- a CDS encoding helix-turn-helix domain-containing protein, whose protein sequence is MVDLKKGARITGSARDKLASDLKKKYEKGASIRSLAEATGRSYGFVHRVLVESGVQLRGRGGATRSKKK
- a CDS encoding ABC-F family ATP-binding cassette domain-containing protein; protein product: MISANGLELRAGSRILLSDAALRVQPGDRVGLVGRNGTGKTTTLRVLAGEGEPYGGEITRQGEIGYLPQDPREGDLSVTARDRVLSARGLDRILRDMDKAQSEMAELVDDKERDRAIRKYGKLEERFAARGGYAAEGEAGRICGNLGLPDGVLNQSLGTLSGGQRRRVELARILFAASEAGPGGASNTTLLLDEPTNHLDADSISWLRDFLKAHDGGLVVISHDVDLIDAVVNKVWYLDGVRGEADVYNMNWRRYQEARADDEKRRRRERANAEKKAATLKAQADKLGAKATKAVAAKNMARRADDMLANLDEEQASEKTAKIRFPSPASCGSTPLTAQGLSKSYGSLEIFSGVDLAVDRGSKVVVLGFNGAGKTTLLRLLAGVESGDAGEVQPGYGLRIGYYAQEHETLDTDTTVWENIRRVAPNTPEQDLRTLLGAFLFNGEQLQQPAGTLSGGEKTRLALAGLVSSSANVLLLDEPTNNLDPASREQVLDALRSFTGAVVLVTHDPGAVEALEPERVILLPDGSEDHWSEEYMDLVQLA